One Desulfobulbaceae bacterium genomic region harbors:
- the tolQ gene encoding protein TolQ, with product MHDLSLLGMFLSAGPMVKFVMLMLLTFSIGSWYIIFMKIILFKKVRVESESFLTMFWKSKNLAEAAKSSSESPLSPEGQIFLLGYNELQKISRFKSAKESGSDATLEMRLAGMDNLKRALVKAETSEAERLGKSLNILATTGSATPFIGLFGTVWGIMTSFQDIGQRGSASLAVVAPGISEALVATAAGLAVAIPAVIFFNYFSTQLTDFENDMQNFSSDFLNLVERDLISKK from the coding sequence ATGCACGATCTTAGTCTTCTCGGAATGTTTCTCTCTGCCGGCCCGATGGTCAAATTTGTCATGTTGATGTTGCTGACATTTTCCATAGGGTCCTGGTATATCATTTTCATGAAAATAATTTTGTTTAAAAAAGTTCGTGTTGAGTCTGAATCTTTTCTTACCATGTTCTGGAAGAGCAAAAATCTGGCTGAGGCAGCCAAATCCTCAAGCGAATCTCCGCTAAGCCCCGAAGGGCAGATTTTTTTACTGGGTTATAATGAACTGCAAAAAATCAGCCGCTTTAAATCGGCCAAGGAAAGCGGCTCCGATGCTACCCTTGAAATGCGGCTGGCAGGGATGGACAACCTGAAACGCGCCCTCGTCAAGGCCGAAACATCTGAAGCTGAACGCCTTGGCAAATCACTGAACATATTAGCAACCACAGGAAGCGCTACCCCTTTCATAGGTCTTTTTGGCACTGTCTGGGGAATCATGACATCTTTCCAGGATATCGGTCAGCGTGGTTCCGCCTCTCTAGCCGTTGTTGCCCCCGGCATTTCAGAGGCTCTTGTCGCCACCGCCGCAGGCTTGGCCGTGGCTATTCCGGCAGTTATCTTCTTCAATTATTTTTCCACACAGCTTACAGATTTCGAAAATGATATGCAGAATTTTTCATCAGATTTTCTAAATCTTGTTGAACGCGATTTAATCTCAAAAAAATAA
- a CDS encoding M48 family metallopeptidase, translated as MNFYAIIILSALFANLVISFVAEILNLKRLGIPLPADFRDVYDAEKYAKSQRYTQSQSQFGMVTGLFDLLVMLGFWFSGGFNLLDKYIRGFGYGAIINGLLFIGALLLAKMVISLPFSLYSTFVIEERFGFNRTTPGVFVSDLLKGLALSVVLGGPLLALVLFFFDWAGTYAWFYCWVGVAVFTLLVQFIAPTWIMPLFNKFKPLDECELKQKIMKYAQSVSFSLQNVFVMDGSKRSSKSNAFFTGFGKNKRIALFDTLIEKHSVGELVAILAHEIGHYKKKHILQGMVISMVQTGVMFFLLSIFLQHAGLYEAFYMEKQSVYSGLVFFGMLLTPIEMVLSICMNMLSRKNEFEADRFAVNTSGLGPELISALKNLSVHNLSNLTPHPLYTFLHYSHPPLVLRIQEIQKTIDRQL; from the coding sequence ATGAATTTTTACGCGATTATTATTTTGTCAGCGCTCTTTGCCAATCTTGTCATCAGTTTTGTCGCTGAAATTTTAAATTTAAAGAGGTTGGGAATACCCTTACCGGCTGATTTCCGCGATGTTTACGATGCCGAGAAGTATGCAAAGTCACAGCGCTACACTCAATCACAGAGTCAATTCGGCATGGTGACGGGTTTATTTGATCTGCTGGTTATGCTGGGGTTCTGGTTTTCAGGGGGATTCAACCTGCTCGATAAATATATCAGGGGGTTTGGATATGGGGCGATTATAAATGGGCTGCTGTTTATTGGGGCGCTACTTCTGGCTAAAATGGTTATCTCTCTGCCGTTTTCACTGTATTCAACCTTTGTTATCGAAGAACGCTTTGGCTTTAATCGAACAACTCCCGGGGTTTTTGTTTCAGATCTCCTTAAAGGGTTGGCCTTAAGTGTCGTGCTTGGGGGCCCTCTGTTGGCACTGGTTCTTTTTTTCTTTGATTGGGCTGGCACATATGCCTGGTTTTATTGTTGGGTTGGGGTGGCAGTTTTCACGCTTTTAGTTCAATTTATAGCGCCTACCTGGATTATGCCTTTATTTAACAAGTTCAAGCCGCTTGATGAGTGCGAGTTGAAGCAAAAAATAATGAAATACGCGCAGTCTGTGTCGTTTTCCTTACAAAATGTTTTTGTTATGGATGGCTCAAAACGTTCCAGTAAGTCGAATGCTTTTTTTACCGGTTTTGGCAAAAACAAGCGCATCGCACTCTTTGATACGCTGATAGAAAAGCACAGCGTCGGCGAACTTGTCGCTATTTTGGCCCACGAGATAGGTCATTACAAGAAAAAACATATTTTGCAGGGTATGGTGATCAGCATGGTGCAGACGGGAGTCATGTTTTTTTTGCTCTCAATTTTTCTCCAACACGCAGGCCTGTATGAGGCCTTTTACATGGAGAAACAATCCGTCTATTCAGGTCTCGTATTCTTTGGAATGCTTTTGACTCCTATCGAAATGGTTTTGTCGATTTGTATGAACATGCTCTCTCGGAAAAATGAGTTTGAGGCGGATCGTTTTGCAGTTAACACCAGTGGTCTGGGGCCTGAATTGATTTCAGCTTTAAAAAATCTTTCTGTTCATAATCTGTCTAACTTAACCCCGCATCCTCTGTACACATTTTTGCATTATTCGCATCCACCACTTGTGCTGCGCATTCAAGAAATTCAAAAAACCATTGACAGGCAGTTGTAG
- a CDS encoding DUF2156 domain-containing protein codes for EQKDFLKLKSIQAPDHWCDEYELTWAWESDLVWIRQQSPEPFYWAPVGDWHKIDWNGRLSSLNEKIDFVRVPEELSARIVDLNCSMSSIEQRDHWDYLYSVKELVRLKGKQFHDKKNLLHQFQKNSWRYVPLDQGLIKRALFMQYDWCAWRNCEASAGLAAENRVITKVLKSFDELTLFGGAIEIDGSVVAFTVAEQLSPKMLVIHFEKALNGYKGLYQAINREFLAAQKGFDIVNREQDLGNEGLRKAKLSYNPVDFIKKFRLSWV; via the coding sequence ATGAACAGAAAGATTTTTTAAAGCTGAAATCAATTCAGGCCCCAGACCACTGGTGTGATGAGTATGAGCTTACCTGGGCCTGGGAGAGTGATCTTGTCTGGATACGCCAGCAAAGTCCTGAACCGTTTTACTGGGCGCCAGTAGGTGACTGGCATAAAATTGATTGGAATGGCCGCCTCTCTTCGTTAAATGAAAAAATTGATTTTGTTCGAGTTCCGGAAGAACTAAGTGCTCGTATTGTCGATTTAAATTGTTCGATGTCATCTATTGAACAACGGGATCATTGGGATTATCTCTATTCTGTCAAAGAGCTCGTTCGTCTCAAGGGTAAGCAGTTTCATGATAAAAAAAATCTTCTGCACCAGTTTCAAAAGAACTCCTGGAGATATGTTCCCCTTGATCAGGGTTTGATTAAAAGGGCCTTATTTATGCAGTATGATTGGTGTGCCTGGCGAAACTGTGAGGCTTCAGCCGGTTTGGCTGCAGAGAATCGAGTGATCACCAAGGTGCTCAAATCGTTTGACGAGTTGACTCTTTTTGGTGGAGCTATTGAGATTGACGGCAGTGTCGTGGCTTTTACAGTAGCCGAGCAGCTTTCACCGAAGATGCTGGTAATACATTTTGAGAAAGCTTTGAACGGTTACAAAGGTCTTTATCAGGCAATCAATCGAGAGTTTCTTGCGGCGCAAAAAGGTTTTGATATCGTCAATCGAGAACAGGATTTAGGCAATGAAGGGCTGCGAAAAGCCAAGTTATCATATAATCCAGTTGATTTTATTAAGAAATTTAGACTGTCTTGGGTGTGA
- a CDS encoding PilZ domain-containing protein: MKHTQERRRNVRYKLGDSAIAVFGESPGHISDISVGGLSFIYLDSDRPSPESDSVDILDGQQSFFLEKIPCRTVVERLVVNESPYNLIKMVRRSLEFVGISDLHKNQIESYINSHSSSLA, from the coding sequence ATGAAACATACACAAGAACGAAGGAGAAATGTTCGTTATAAGCTTGGAGACAGTGCTATCGCGGTTTTTGGCGAAAGCCCCGGTCATATAAGCGATATCAGCGTGGGTGGGCTTTCATTTATTTATCTTGATAGCGACCGGCCCAGTCCGGAAAGTGATAGTGTTGACATACTCGATGGTCAGCAGAGTTTCTTCCTGGAAAAAATTCCCTGTCGTACGGTAGTTGAGCGTTTGGTCGTCAACGAATCCCCTTATAATTTGATTAAGATGGTAAGGCGAAGTCTGGAGTTTGTCGGGATTTCGGATCTTCACAAAAACCAGATAGAATCATACATTAATTCTCATTCTTCCAGCCTTGCCTAG
- a CDS encoding hemerythrin family protein: MPRIEWNKDYSVGFRDIDVQHQNWIDIHNDLHELLISGNSNDVRGATMSTLKAMRDYAVKHFSFEEEYMQTIGYPDKERHAQIHRAFEGMVENYVDDIKNGDVVLNTDIMKILRSWLVNHILNEDKKYGEFAAAN, translated from the coding sequence ATGCCGCGAATTGAGTGGAATAAAGATTATAGCGTAGGGTTTCGAGATATTGATGTTCAGCACCAGAATTGGATCGATATTCACAATGATCTGCATGAGTTGTTGATCAGCGGTAACAGTAACGATGTCCGCGGGGCGACGATGTCGACCCTTAAAGCAATGAGGGATTATGCTGTGAAGCATTTCTCTTTTGAGGAAGAGTATATGCAGACAATTGGTTATCCGGATAAAGAGAGGCACGCGCAGATTCATCGAGCCTTTGAAGGCATGGTTGAGAACTATGTTGATGATATCAAAAATGGAGATGTTGTGCTTAATACCGATATTATGAAAATTTTACGGAGCTGGTTGGTCAACCATATACTTAATGAAGATAAAAAATACGGTGAATTTGCAGCGGCAAATTGA
- a CDS encoding DUF748 domain-containing protein, producing MAQKQKNDPFGSIQISQESELPPEVDTTQITPSTSAPTAPDQKRPFSRKAVLPKKKKLGFISITKALTISTIFCLGLYFLGGYYLFPALIKTYGATKLSELCGREVTFGRASFNPLNFRLELDNSVVGPVINNPADTVDPFITFSRLTLVIDPRSIFYKGIICEEFRLQQLFVHITKDTDGSTNISALWDQISASLAEQDKTTLDSIVFSPAVKYLKNNYSLNNISVKDAEIVFADATTSKKHHVTNLQITLPTLATIDYQSPRLQPHFSAMINGRPVSLADTQNQNPDSSVIQLALHMGKIDVMPYASYFPADFGSRIRGGLADIKMHLSYDPHSKNAKEQFKVSGELDISGAIFNETPEEVTVDSILLEGSFFPLSQNFSITKLIFRRPIFTLTSSAQNAFTFPFPFNQIENALLAPENTKQLPQFAISNGSITFTNRVTKDTAQRWDNIEVLASVLNTVNGNRQTSSFSISAEKDPKTTVNAQWVVSSEQLSKGLFEANDLDVNDLPTLPGWFTGSLISKGTIEQIKSGFSYDPKPGKKIFTLENMQIWARDIRITDNKTALASLGGWQSENGFFNSTSSLLQFGAVSIKKAQFYLHPPSDKKAWQNLITAPQIYWKDTATAHVSLSSLEVSDSTIVINDMSQTSKGHTLDNFNLSVPQIIKGSQNQFVARATSNNTPTEVSGTFSSKPFSANGTIKAENLPADLLSTVFVPDQQFNSRGAVSLEGSFLLPNPIFTGSLDITDLSSSSPSYSFNAQQVSTAGITIKAEPLALSLDQITFKKPHLSYTPGPKSAPLLSIFTAQQDAKSENNFLNFDSLYLKDGTVSLNNALSDPPSRTLIENVNGSFSRLSDTKENSFSLEGLLDSVAPISLTGTTLLSAPSKTLQTAYQITGYPAPQKNSLLTPVIGHTIKQGRFDLTGKIHLSQEVIQHSLDIKISGLQLGPSIEPGLITIKGNTWKDTPFLQALLQDKEDGMTLPFSTTAKPNSNYSLGDDLINEFQKLLLKAHVSPFSLLDSQNQSGLISPSLFFNFGAQNISPAYQELLNQWVAILNSRPLLEITVTGHSDSHSDRKALIDEKIAEIDKRQRRHEAKLSQALSTSYGKEVIDQPFSSDYAAKKAVYDDEKKKLIVSDKDLLELAQQRIDEVIAYFRSKGVAENQFKAGKAQIIDSLNMGRDGNRTDFTLGLRQK from the coding sequence ATGGCACAAAAACAAAAAAACGACCCTTTCGGATCAATTCAGATATCACAAGAGTCTGAACTGCCCCCAGAGGTAGACACAACCCAAATAACCCCATCAACTTCGGCTCCCACTGCTCCTGACCAAAAGCGTCCTTTTTCCAGAAAAGCAGTGCTCCCCAAGAAAAAGAAACTAGGCTTTATCTCTATAACCAAAGCCTTGACGATTTCCACCATTTTCTGTCTGGGGCTTTATTTCCTTGGCGGATATTATCTTTTTCCGGCCCTTATTAAAACCTACGGCGCTACAAAGTTGAGCGAACTGTGTGGACGCGAAGTCACCTTTGGACGTGCCAGTTTTAACCCGCTTAACTTTCGGCTTGAGCTCGACAACAGTGTTGTCGGACCAGTTATCAATAACCCCGCCGATACAGTTGACCCGTTCATCACATTTTCACGCCTGACCCTTGTGATTGACCCTCGCTCTATTTTTTACAAAGGCATCATCTGCGAAGAGTTCCGCCTCCAGCAGCTTTTTGTTCATATCACAAAAGACACCGATGGCAGTACTAATATCAGTGCGTTATGGGACCAGATTTCAGCCAGTCTCGCAGAACAAGACAAAACAACTCTGGATTCAATCGTTTTCTCCCCAGCTGTCAAGTACCTGAAAAATAACTATTCACTAAACAACATATCGGTCAAGGACGCAGAAATTGTTTTTGCGGATGCCACGACCAGCAAAAAACATCACGTCACCAATCTTCAAATTACCCTGCCAACACTGGCAACTATCGATTACCAATCACCTCGACTTCAGCCTCACTTCTCGGCAATGATAAACGGCAGACCTGTATCTTTAGCAGACACACAAAATCAAAATCCTGATTCGTCGGTTATTCAGCTTGCCTTACATATGGGAAAAATCGACGTTATGCCCTACGCAAGCTACTTTCCTGCTGATTTTGGCAGTCGGATTCGAGGTGGGCTGGCGGACATAAAGATGCATCTTAGCTACGACCCACACTCTAAAAATGCAAAAGAGCAATTTAAAGTATCAGGCGAGCTCGACATCTCTGGTGCTATTTTCAATGAAACGCCTGAGGAAGTAACAGTGGATTCGATACTTCTAGAGGGTTCGTTTTTCCCGCTATCCCAAAACTTTTCAATTACAAAACTTATTTTCAGAAGACCTATCTTCACCCTGACATCATCAGCACAAAACGCTTTTACGTTCCCATTCCCTTTCAACCAGATAGAAAACGCATTGCTGGCACCTGAAAACACCAAACAACTTCCCCAGTTTGCAATCAGTAACGGCTCCATAACTTTTACAAACAGGGTAACAAAAGATACCGCACAGCGATGGGACAATATCGAGGTGCTTGCCTCGGTGCTAAATACTGTCAACGGGAACCGGCAAACGTCCAGTTTCTCAATATCCGCAGAGAAAGATCCTAAAACCACAGTCAACGCCCAATGGGTTGTCAGTTCAGAACAGCTTAGCAAAGGCCTTTTTGAGGCTAATGATCTTGACGTTAACGACTTACCAACACTGCCGGGCTGGTTCACTGGCTCTCTTATCTCAAAAGGAACGATTGAGCAGATCAAGTCCGGTTTTAGTTATGACCCTAAACCCGGCAAAAAAATATTTACACTTGAGAACATGCAGATCTGGGCCCGAGACATTCGGATTACCGACAACAAAACAGCTTTGGCGTCCTTGGGAGGCTGGCAAAGTGAGAATGGTTTTTTCAACAGTACAAGCTCACTGCTGCAGTTTGGTGCGGTATCAATAAAGAAGGCACAATTTTATCTGCATCCCCCTTCTGACAAAAAGGCTTGGCAGAATCTTATAACGGCACCACAGATCTACTGGAAAGATACGGCAACTGCCCATGTAAGCCTTTCATCATTAGAGGTCTCAGATTCAACAATCGTAATCAATGATATGAGCCAGACCTCTAAAGGGCATACGCTTGACAATTTCAACCTGTCTGTCCCACAGATTATTAAAGGCAGCCAAAATCAGTTTGTGGCACGCGCCACATCAAACAACACGCCGACAGAGGTTTCAGGCACCTTTTCAAGCAAACCTTTTTCGGCAAACGGCACCATAAAAGCTGAAAACCTCCCGGCTGATTTACTCAGCACAGTTTTTGTACCTGATCAACAGTTCAACTCTCGTGGCGCTGTGAGTCTAGAGGGTTCTTTTCTTCTCCCAAACCCCATATTTACTGGTTCACTCGACATTACAGACCTTTCATCTTCAAGCCCGTCATATTCCTTTAACGCGCAACAGGTTAGTACGGCCGGCATCACCATAAAGGCAGAGCCTCTTGCGCTGTCACTCGATCAAATTACGTTTAAAAAGCCACATCTTAGCTATACCCCAGGCCCCAAAAGTGCCCCACTGCTCTCAATATTTACGGCGCAACAGGATGCCAAGTCAGAAAACAACTTTCTGAACTTTGACTCCCTTTACCTTAAAGACGGTACTGTCTCTCTCAACAATGCCCTTTCAGACCCTCCCTCCCGAACTTTGATTGAAAATGTGAACGGGTCATTTTCCAGGCTTTCTGACACGAAGGAAAACAGCTTTTCGCTGGAAGGACTCCTCGATTCTGTAGCCCCAATATCCCTGACAGGCACCACTTTACTTTCAGCACCATCTAAAACGCTCCAGACTGCCTATCAGATTACGGGTTACCCCGCCCCGCAAAAGAACTCACTACTGACTCCTGTTATCGGTCACACCATCAAACAGGGCAGGTTTGATCTTACCGGCAAAATTCATCTGAGCCAGGAGGTCATCCAACACTCTCTGGATATCAAAATCTCCGGCCTTCAACTCGGACCCTCTATTGAGCCAGGCTTGATTACGATTAAAGGTAACACATGGAAAGACACGCCCTTCCTGCAAGCCCTCTTGCAAGACAAAGAGGACGGCATGACTCTGCCCTTTTCAACAACAGCTAAGCCCAACTCGAATTACAGCCTTGGTGATGACCTTATTAATGAGTTCCAGAAACTTCTGCTCAAGGCCCATGTTTCGCCCTTTTCTTTACTTGATTCTCAAAATCAGAGCGGTTTAATCTCACCGTCTCTCTTTTTTAATTTCGGCGCCCAAAATATCTCCCCTGCCTACCAGGAACTCCTCAACCAGTGGGTGGCCATCCTGAACTCCCGCCCTCTTCTGGAAATCACTGTAACCGGGCACTCCGACTCCCACTCCGACAGAAAGGCTCTTATTGATGAGAAAATTGCCGAGATTGACAAAAGACAGCGCCGGCATGAGGCGAAACTATCTCAAGCCCTTTCGACCTCCTACGGAAAAGAGGTCATCGACCAACCTTTCAGTTCCGACTATGCTGCAAAAAAGGCTGTGTATGATGACGAGAAGAAGAAACTCATTGTTTCTGACAAGGACCTTCTTGAACTCGCTCAACAACGAATTGATGAAGTGATTGCTTATTTCAGATCTAAAGGCGTTGCCGAAAATCAGTTTAAGGCCGGAAAGGCCCAGATAATCGACTCCCTAAACATGGGAAGGGATGGCAACCGAACGGATTTCACTCTGGGATTAAGACAGAAATAG
- a CDS encoding 1-acyl-sn-glycerol-3-phosphate acyltransferase codes for MKIISSFRSVIVLILTPVLTFLTSFSAIVGMFFFRVSGEKIQVLPRYWARIILSLAGVTVNVKGGQQLNPKTPYIFAANHLSQFDIFALQGYLTMDFRWLAKKELFDIPVFGAAMRMVGYIPVDRSRGRKALVSLNEAANRVAAGTSVVIFPEGTRSKDGKLHSFKSGAMVLAIKAGVPIVPVAIKGTYEVLPKGKLLARSGHVELTLGNPIETKGLKSADKQELATKLEQEVAGMLVSTS; via the coding sequence ATGAAGATCATTAGCTCTTTTCGCTCAGTAATTGTCTTAATCCTTACACCAGTTCTGACATTTTTAACAAGTTTTTCGGCGATTGTTGGCATGTTTTTTTTCCGAGTATCCGGTGAAAAGATTCAGGTACTGCCACGATATTGGGCACGAATCATACTGTCTTTGGCCGGTGTCACTGTAAATGTTAAGGGCGGTCAGCAGCTTAACCCGAAAACACCCTATATTTTTGCAGCAAATCATCTGAGCCAGTTTGATATCTTTGCCTTGCAAGGGTATCTGACCATGGATTTTCGATGGCTGGCGAAAAAAGAGTTGTTTGACATTCCAGTTTTCGGCGCCGCCATGCGTATGGTCGGTTATATCCCAGTTGATCGGTCGCGTGGGCGCAAGGCCCTGGTCAGCCTCAACGAGGCCGCAAATCGGGTGGCAGCAGGTACCTCAGTGGTGATTTTCCCGGAGGGCACCCGCAGTAAGGACGGCAAACTTCATTCCTTTAAGAGCGGGGCAATGGTTCTTGCCATAAAGGCTGGAGTTCCCATTGTGCCTGTTGCCATTAAAGGGACCTATGAGGTCTTGCCGAAAGGAAAGCTGCTAGCCCGCTCAGGGCATGTGGAGTTGACGCTTGGCAATCCTATAGAAACTAAGGGGTTGAAGAGTGCTGACAAACAGGAACTGGCAACAAAGCTGGAGCAGGAAGTCGCCGGGATGCTTGTCTCAACCTCCTAG
- a CDS encoding LD-carboxypeptidase, whose protein sequence is MTAFKAVKQKIKPPVLKKGDRVGIAAPAGPIDRGMLLNGLNMLKELGLEVSYADDIGNHENYLAGSDERRLKEFHQLWADPEVKAIIAARGGFGCSRLIEHLDYDLIAGNPKILIGFSDLTIMLNTIFEKTGLITFHGPMLSTMVRDGNGREIFNQLAGPSQEEIKARPLEILRDGNAQGNLLGGNLTCLQNLTGTQFMPDGQDALLFIEDVNEPAYKIDRILTHLKMIGVLDKFSGIILGQFLNSDLQQQDDCELIWGRVLELTDTIPVWSGFPVGHGKKNLLLPVGGAAQMDSNSGVLRFLEASRTE, encoded by the coding sequence ATGACCGCATTCAAGGCAGTTAAACAAAAAATCAAACCTCCTGTTTTAAAAAAAGGCGATCGGGTTGGCATTGCAGCTCCCGCTGGACCAATTGACAGAGGAATGTTACTTAACGGCCTAAACATGCTTAAGGAGCTAGGGCTGGAGGTATCATACGCCGATGACATTGGTAACCACGAAAACTATCTGGCCGGCAGTGACGAAAGACGCCTCAAAGAGTTCCACCAGCTCTGGGCAGACCCCGAGGTAAAGGCCATAATTGCTGCCCGTGGTGGTTTCGGCTGTAGCCGCCTGATCGAGCATCTTGACTATGATCTCATTGCCGGAAACCCAAAAATCCTCATTGGTTTCTCCGATCTCACGATCATGCTAAATACCATTTTCGAAAAAACAGGCTTAATCACTTTTCACGGACCCATGCTCTCGACCATGGTACGAGATGGTAATGGCAGAGAGATTTTCAACCAGCTTGCAGGGCCAAGCCAGGAAGAGATCAAGGCCCGCCCTCTGGAAATTCTTCGGGATGGAAATGCGCAAGGAAACCTTCTGGGTGGGAACCTGACCTGCCTGCAAAATTTAACCGGAACTCAGTTTATGCCTGACGGGCAGGATGCCCTTTTGTTCATCGAGGATGTTAATGAGCCGGCCTACAAAATCGACCGTATCCTCACTCACCTGAAAATGATCGGGGTGCTTGATAAATTTTCAGGAATCATCCTCGGCCAGTTTCTTAACTCAGACCTTCAACAGCAAGATGATTGTGAATTGATCTGGGGGCGGGTTCTTGAGTTAACAGATACCATCCCGGTGTGGTCCGGATTTCCGGTTGGCCATGGAAAAAAGAATCTTCTCTTGCCTGTTGGGGGAGCAGCCCAGATGGATTCTAATTCAGGTGTTTTACGTTTTCTTGAAGCAAGCCGTACTGAATAG
- a CDS encoding type III pantothenate kinase, with the protein MLLAIDIGNSHTVIGLFANGKLTNSWRVQTDKNATADEISASIFSLFALRQCQISNVTGLIISSVVPQLKTPWLGFTNNLQLSPVFVDNTTDTGITIRLNNPSEVGADRLVNAAAGFKKYNSALIIIDFGTAITFDCVSEKAEYLGGAITPGIAIALEALGTRTAKLPRVDINVAPPPPIGTSTVSAIQSGMLYGYGGLIDGLVNRLKTSFTSTPLVLATGGMAQLIAPYSDTIEQIEPLLTLEGLQLIYDRIQGS; encoded by the coding sequence ATGCTTCTCGCCATCGATATAGGAAACAGCCACACAGTAATCGGTCTTTTTGCCAATGGCAAGCTAACCAATAGCTGGAGAGTTCAAACTGACAAAAATGCCACCGCCGATGAAATATCTGCCTCCATCTTCAGCCTCTTCGCTCTGAGACAATGCCAAATCAGCAACGTAACCGGCCTGATTATATCAAGTGTTGTCCCGCAACTTAAAACCCCCTGGCTCGGTTTTACCAATAACCTGCAACTGTCGCCTGTATTTGTTGATAACACGACAGATACAGGCATCACAATTCGCCTGAATAACCCCAGTGAAGTCGGTGCGGACAGACTTGTCAATGCGGCGGCCGGCTTTAAAAAATATAACAGTGCGCTGATCATAATCGACTTTGGCACAGCAATTACCTTTGACTGTGTTTCTGAGAAGGCAGAATATCTCGGCGGAGCAATCACTCCTGGAATTGCTATTGCGCTGGAAGCCTTGGGTACTCGTACGGCAAAGCTGCCCCGGGTGGACATTAACGTTGCCCCTCCTCCACCAATTGGAACCTCGACAGTTTCAGCAATTCAATCGGGAATGCTCTATGGATATGGTGGTTTAATCGATGGCCTCGTCAATCGGCTAAAAACATCCTTCACCTCAACCCCACTAGTCCTGGCAACAGGAGGAATGGCTCAACTAATCGCACCCTATTCCGACACTATCGAGCAGATTGAACCGCTTCTCACCCTGGAAGGACTGCAGCTTATATATGACCGCATTCAAGGCAGTTAA
- a CDS encoding hydroxymethylpyrimidine/phosphomethylpyrimidine kinase: MMPVKTILSIAGSDPSGGAGLQADLKTFTVLGAYGAAVPTNLTVQNTRGIKASHPVASFIVRDQIDCVLSDLNVSHIKIGMIGTLDIAEAILSSLESFAGEIILDPVLRASDGSNLTDSILPITHLAGKATVLTPNFAELCALSGTCPNSTESLIAACQTILKSFPSLRCIVAKGGHTPNNEGTITDHLVIQNRSGETLHYAQSHPRVESNNTHGTGCTYASAFAAYHQKSGDYHQAFMQSSRFVWQLLKASVAFNTGNGRGGLAHHLFFRGGNDYPESFTSS; encoded by the coding sequence ATGATGCCTGTCAAAACTATTCTGAGCATTGCCGGCTCAGACCCTTCCGGAGGGGCTGGCCTACAAGCCGATCTTAAAACATTTACTGTCCTTGGTGCCTATGGTGCTGCCGTACCAACCAATCTAACGGTACAAAACACCAGGGGCATTAAGGCCTCGCATCCAGTTGCGTCATTTATAGTTCGTGATCAAATTGATTGCGTTTTAAGCGATCTTAATGTCAGTCACATTAAGATCGGGATGATCGGTACGTTAGACATAGCAGAGGCCATTCTCTCATCACTTGAGTCCTTTGCTGGGGAGATTATTCTCGATCCAGTTCTGCGAGCCTCCGATGGCAGCAATCTGACAGACAGCATTCTGCCCATCACTCATCTTGCCGGAAAAGCAACTGTATTGACCCCCAACTTTGCCGAACTCTGCGCCCTGAGCGGCACCTGTCCAAACTCAACGGAGTCGCTTATTGCCGCCTGCCAGACAATTTTAAAATCCTTCCCCAGCCTTCGCTGTATCGTTGCCAAGGGTGGGCACACTCCAAACAATGAGGGCACGATAACGGATCATCTCGTTATCCAAAACAGATCGGGAGAAACTCTGCATTATGCACAGTCCCATCCGAGAGTTGAATCAAACAACACCCATGGAACAGGCTGCACTTACGCCTCTGCCTTTGCGGCCTACCACCAAAAATCCGGTGACTACCACCAGGCCTTTATGCAATCGTCCCGCTTTGTCTGGCAACTTCTCAAGGCCAGTGTCGCATTTAACACCGGCAATGGCAGGGGCGGGTTGGCCCACCATCTCTTTTTCAGGGGGGGGAACGATTACCCGGAGAGCTTCACATCATCCTGA